atgaaaatggtaggaagtagtgttaggaaaatatgaatgattaattaaaatttaattaaaaaatatcaactttttttggcgcaccctgtatatcgtgaacgtgattacataattttttttgaagggtgagactgatgcatcactatgttgtgaacatatcctagcacattggacaaaatccatcttcagacatttgttgtggggtattttatgtgaataaggtccaatttgagaaaaacgcatttgaaaattttgatttacattgcgGCCTATGGGCTAATTAGTTATTAATTAGGCAATTACGTCAAAAACGATAAacatttttgaggtaaaaatggtatgagatgttgtagttttacaatatctataacatattaaaaaataatttttttgaccattttgaccatgtaacacaaaatggaccacctcatgacatgcgaccatatctgaaaatgacaccatattttaggtctactttttgagaaaaatagcacTATACCTTGTGTGTTCatatgcgctcatcatcgtaaacatcactcaaattttcgcgttttctgttcaaattagtagagatcacattcacaagttccagcaaaacacgatttgcaacactaaaattgttaatattgtaccgattttgcacaatttttatgcaaagttgggactataatagtcgtgataaacttttaccggaaaccgcttcacaggcggatttagtggtatgaacccttaatatacataggtacggcgtatataggactggcaagcgagtctaggacatgatgtaggtatgctaggtgaattcaaatttgccatcaaactgcatcattttatatatatcaaatcaaagcccttgagtaaacaaagccaaaactgaaaaccattttttcatagcactttccgtatagcaaagttacatcttgtcaaagattgactttcatcaaaacgtttcagctagcaaaattccccaaaacggcattttggGGGTGTAtttagatcttagtctcattatgatagcagctttttttaatggaactgctatccaaatccctctaaaattccatgtgcgagtgacttatcaccataaaaaattatatatttgggtcaagtgaagtatagaaaacatatttatgtacgtttccttcttcggccagttgttttaaatttctatgtaaatatgcattgacattgtcggcgaatttggctgactagcaaatgtgttaactaaggtttgcctgggttacctacatgATGGTATTGCCATTGGTACTGGtagtttgattttaatttaaggcTAAGCTTACCTCGCTGTGACTGTCGACGTACGTCGCCTGACTTCCTTGCATCGGGACACCTTCAGCCATGCTGTTAACGATTAATGTGTATTCATCGCAACATGTACAGCGATATCTTATctattttgggggattaaaagcATTAAAACTGGTAAATTGATTCTCCAAACACAAAAACACAAAGCTGAGCTGAGTACGTGAAGACAAATTATTTCCGGTAGGTCAAGATCAAAGGTTGAAGGTCAAACATTCACGTACACTCGCTGTACTGTTCGTGTATCAATTTGTGTGTGTACATGTTCTGTGCATTGACTGTACGTGCAAAACATGTGAGTTTGTTTGTCTTGTGTTGTGTAATGATCGCTGCAGTTAACAAACTGATGTAACACATTTTTTCCTCTTGGCCGACAGGGTTTGCAATCAAAATAACTATGCCAGATGCAAAAGAAGTTGTGGAGAATGGGCAGCCAGAGGAGAAGCCAAAGTTAAAACCTTGCTGTGCATGTCCAGAAACTAAAAAAGCACGAGATGCTTGGTAAGAATTATTTTACTCAGACTCTCACAGTCACATGCATGACTCAGCAATGTAGCATGCACATGGTCGGTTTGTTGTaagcttatctattattataaaatacatatctaATCGGGTGTCTGTAAGACCTAAGTAGACTGTAGATTCTTAGGACACGTAGGACCTAGACCTCGACCTGTAAAACTtataagattaaataaagttataCATGTAAACCTGGACTGTCTGGAAACGAGGCTGagctaggcatgttcacaaaattttcaagtaggatatttcacattgaaattattttgtttaaaaaggtgattatttaacttaaaaaatgaggggtcaaccatgtctgtaggtcaaaaattagcgaagttatgggcaaatatctgtttttaaaaaactgcacttttctgcgcccatcattgacaatgccttacaccTGAGACCATACACTGACTTACTGTACTAAAAAGCATTTAATGCACCATTTTTTACCAcaatgatccattttacacaaaggcgattttattttatgaaatctaactttcactgcatgctgacttctgtatcaaggataaagtaccagcactttttagactgcgtcgtcaagtttctggtgtccaaatttcaaatttttgtatttccctatggggattacacagttaagccattgactgtgaactactgtggacacaactttttggattgaatgtcgccctctataataagcaatgtggacatgtctagctGAGCTGAGTCTGATTGAGAAGCCGAGACCTGTAAAAAACAAGGGACCAAAGACCTGTAAAACTAAGACCCAAGACGTGTATAACTAAGACCCAAGACGTGTATAACTAAGACCAAATTTGTAAAACTACAATGTAAGTATAAAAGTCCAGAACTAGTAGAAGTAAACTGACCTTGATTCGCCACCGAATGTAAAATACttggcgaatttgacagtttgctcatttAAGTTCATGAGTTGGAACATGCATGTGTAAGTatattacaaatatgtcaaaaaaaataaaggtatattctgaaaaaagatcgtacattaaggctttaaggataCAAATTACAATCAAACATGAAGTCAAAGTCAAAATTTAATGTCAAGTTATATACCAGTATTTTATAAAGCATGATTTtgaaggtaaaatatagtggtgcCAGGGGATAAAGTACCGGTATACATGTAGCTcaatgatttttggacaagaagAGGATTAAAACTTGTGCATATTTTGAACACTGCCtatacataatgtacatgtatgagtgAGTGTGGGCTTTACTTAGCTCGGGCACCACTCTTGACTCACCTTATTAATATAATTAGTAATGTTATTAGCAATTGAGTGTACAATTGTGTATCTAGTTTAAATGTGATGACCTtatctgtttgtttgttggtcgtgtgtcatatggtggggcacatttgcgttacaagcactaattttgatcatttgtcttccttttcacttaaaattgattatatctaaaactatacatctcacactagccaaactatacatttttggaaagcttatgttccaaggaatccaactatgcaaaattgaagttggtatacagggtgtgtaagaaaatatatagggtgatatcatgaaaaattttaattttgctagaaaatttataatttattgcatttgctactgacatggaatacctcaaatgaaatcttaattttgtgacaggccacactatgagctttaataaaatgtatacttttgctatgttatgattgaccaaagtggtgatacagggtgcaaaaatatacgtaacttcatgcaccaaatgttgattacattctcaaaaacattttctttagagtgtatcctacatttattttaactgcatatttagattactggggtaaaaagctttccaaaaatgtatacttttcctatcttagggtgtatagttctcaagatacaacaattgaaagccaaaacacatgttgtgactgaaaatgttggcatttgtgtgtaagtgaataggaaCAAATTGcggttcttgtgacttgcggttctcagcGAATATTTGTAAACACAATTAGATAAAATTAATacctgaatatgaataatgaatgaacaagctttcttttgaggtatgatttgcatGTATATCACACAATTTGACAgtgatataatttaaaattcaaatagaTGTCATGTCTTCAAAGCATttgccatagagattgtacatactcctctaccacttatcctctaccacttatccaccaggtttatcatcgttaacattttaatttttttcactaattaaacaaatttgaattccaaattgagaaacatatttgaaaattagaataatcaagctgtataatgagcccaaacttgatgcaattgggCCAAGAATAGCtttgtgacaacaagttaaatcagagagaggagagaaaaatgtaacgccaccaggtattttggggttccaccataagacacatgacctgTTATGACATATTTTATGATAAATAGCttgtaattattttgttaattatgTCTCATTTCAGTATCATGGAGAATGGAGAAGAGAAGTGTGGGGATCTAATTGAAGCACATAAGCAATGCATGAGGGACATGGGCTTTAACATATGACCCTCAACTATACAATATTAGACTATTGTACATAACATTTGGTAAGTGAAATTGCCAATTCCTAATTGACCTACATGTATATGTTTATGTTTGGGAGACtttgaaatgtttagaaaatTTGACGAATGTTTTAACATCATATCACTTGGAGAGTCTTTAGACCTAGAACCCCGCCTAGAACCAAGTGCAAGgatcatatgtgactcctcgccacaactgagcccggatgtcgccagtgccactattgagatatgctccatcgaacttaacaataaacaataggaaagaaaggatttattgactgttttattgatttttcactacttaaatgtctagtactatagacatgatatacatcattttaaagctaatttcaagcagaatattttggttgaatatctcaaaaatgatgattggcgacatccgggctcagttgtggcgaggagtcacatatgtggtTGACTTctatataaatcaataaaacatTTCCAGCAAATTACAATTGTTTCCAGAAAGCGTGAAGTTGTCATAATGTGTGAACCtttaataatgaataaattaatagGTACCATACGGTACCATACTTAAACTTTGATTAACTTTCAGTTTTACCTTTCAAAAAAGTCATTTTGATATTAAAGTTCTGCAAAAAATGATATATTTCATAAACATGcaaatgttccttttttttttttggtactacacccctcgataaatttgtgtctatttttgcatttttctcaaaattaataacacagtggtaccgtaacaaaagctatgtatattataggggcaaggaatccaattacttcactgcaatttcagtgacccaagacaagcggtttgttatttatgataagaaataaggtaccgcttagatgtacctcatttcctatcatatatatatactgaaccgcttgtcttgagtcactgaaatttcagtgtaataattggattccttgccccaataatatacataacttttgttaccagtgtgttattatttttgaaaaaaatgcaaaatagtcacaatttaccacagggtgtagtacccccttaaaatgaaaatgacaaatataatactTACTGTTTTTCCTCCatgtttttcttcctttttcaGTATCATCTCAATATTATATCCATGGGTGTGTGTGTGACAGGTGGGCAGATATAGCAGCTGAAGATGTCTTGGTTCCTCCAGGGCTATCGCACTCTGAGATTctacaataattattaattactcTCCATGATTAATACCAAGATGGACTACCATACTGCCAAGACTGCTTTTTTAAATATACATATGTAGATGAAGACTGGAATGTTTGAACAGCAATAAAACCCTGTAGATAACAGGcgttgtcttttgaaaattgctggcgagtgacaaatcactctcctcaaaacttgccaggctgagctgtaggcgagtgattttaatcacttgtattattattattacaccaaatgtaggtgataaaaagctctcctcagcttcattttaggtgAGTGATGgcgagtgatcactctcactcgcctcaaaagacaaggcctgagaTAACAGCCCCAATGGTTGAAATGCATAGTTTTGAAGCCATTTGTACGATATTTCTTACTGAATTTTGACCCGATTTTCATGAGCCATGTGATGTTTACACCAATACCCATTTTACACTTATTTAACAAGTTTGTACAAtgcatattatggctttaacaaagtCATGCATCAGTTGCTGAGGGTTATCCAGATTATTTACTAGCACTGTTAGCAACTTATggacattttgtatttttatactgCAGTGACTTGTGCTATACTTCTTGTACTGTAAAATGATCATGCATGTCATAAAAGATGGTCCTAACTACTACATGTAGACTAGACATTCATTTTACTTTTTTCTGTGTGTTTGCAAAAGTAGTAAATCTTTGTGAAATGGGCCCATAGGGACTGAATGACTTTTGAAACAAGTTTTTTCTTTGTTTCCATAATGAATATAAATGCAGGGTAGGTCTCCTCATTAGTGCATAACACTGCTTTGGTCATGTTAAAAGTTAAGaattcttttagaatacccttcCACTGTacgttttctggaaaacttgttaAGTAATTTTCATTGACCATGTGATAGGACTAAAACGTACCCAGATGAATGAGCATATGATGAAATCATGTGACAAAATCAGACCATCCTCCTTTAAAGccacaacaaaatacaaattgtCCATTTCTAGTAATGTTACTGTGGTGCGATTTAAACTCTGGTTAGTCCGGCACTTCATGAAACTTCATAGTTGCATTGTCCAGTGTTATCAAGAACATGGTCAACATGTTCACAATTTGGACACATACTTTCATGTAAGCATACTCAAGAGCAAGGGTAGCGctaacttgcgccatggggtcatGGGCGCATTCTTTTTACTTTTGGTGCACAAAATTACCATTTAGAGGTTCCTAATGGGTCAtttgaaccctttatttctattgttttggatctGTGGTTCcaaaaaattcgacatttttgaccccttgtttgaaaacctagcgctacccctgctcaaGAGTTAACTATCAAGacagggattatacagcttatggaataaagaTGTGGAATACCTCAATGatgtcttgacaataggctaatttcaGGTATGttcatcagtggcggcgccacaggggcatggggggcaaatgcccccagtcagaactcttgccccccccagaaaaacccaaaattagaTAGATTCACATCTTTGACTATAGAGGGTGCCCTTTATAGCATACTAAAATTTATCATCATGGCATGCCATGTGAGCAGAAATGGGCAGTGTACTTTACTGTGTAAGCGTATGGGGGGaaattcaaaattcatttttattcTTTAGAAATCCAATGTTGTAAAATCTCTTTATGTAGGGTGTATACCCAGATGCCTATTAAACCACACACAAGCAACTGGACATCATGAAAGTAAAGCGGATTTTAGCTAAAATGGTTTATAATTTAgcacaggtttcaatgggaaaatgtcgaATCATGCTAAATGGCAAGCCATGATTAGAGGTGAACAAACTTTTTGTGatccaaaaaattgcaattttcaatGCAAATTTGGGCAATGAAAAGGCCACATACTTTTGGTCATAACTTCGTAATTATTTAATCTGCAGACATGGTTGAACcatcattttttaaagaaaattgtcatctttcatttaatttcattttgaaggagatattttaaacttcaaaattttatgattctacctaccaaaattacgaaaattttcactttttacggtaattttgcgcaaactttgttgattttgccccccccccctgaaattcacttttcccccctaatgcccccccgaaaaaaatttcctggcgccgccactgatgttCATATGAAGGATAGACCACTAAGTGTTTGGCACTTTCGTGCCAGCAAACTTCCATATTATTAGATTGATGCAGTAACAATCATGTCACATGTGGAAAACCAACAGATGGATGACATAATTATACACTAATCTATAATAATAATtggggttttgaatgtcattgacattgtattgaatattaacaataatttatatgaaatgtttgaatattaaaagaaaaattaaactgaatacaattttgatcATCTCGCATCTTTGTAGCAAGGTCTAAGGCCCTATTCATACTTTGTTATTCTACATCGAATATTCGATGCAAGATGCATTCATTATTCAATCCATTTCCAATCATGTTCAACTTCTAACGAATGGTTGTTGACGTAAAATCGATCAACCGGATATTCAACATCGAATGCAATTGGTTTTtcatcaagaaacatttattagatgaaaattgaaattgaattaggccaaggaaagtcgattttaagtttcccgtcacccgccctcacttcattttctgaccctcacttgaattcattattgtgattttccaaaaaataccaataaaaactggttatatttgcaaaaacaatatgaatatccctttattttttgtggaaaaatcaaaatcaaaacatacattttgctgtcaaccttgcagactctttgtaatatacttttgaatcgcATTTGGggtaaacatccatcttcaagtgagtgagcggcaaacaacaacacattttacatgcatgttggtcatataatgaaaggcagacaaataatgaataatgaaaaagttacctcacttgttttcagaaattatgtgacgggaaactcaaaattgactgttagggccTTAAACCAGATTGAATAACAAGTTTTGTTGCAGGAATATTCGACATCGCATTTATGGAGTATTAATCTACCCCCAAGTACCTCAACTGTATGTGATTTTTTTGCTGTGGTAGTGTGACATCAAACTCAAtcattgccaggtcaactggttcatggtgttcggaaccacaatcaaaattatcACAACACAAGGTCAATGGGTTGCTAAAAGGTGTGCAAACCAAGGAATGGCGTATTCACTATACCGACGAATACAAATGAATTTATATTGCCAAGAACTGTATGATTATATTACACAAGGaattaaatccatacaccttcaAAATGCTTTCGCAAGTCTGATCAGGGAAGTGTGCCACTTCCCTGGTCTGATATTTGCTGTAAATGTATTGCGTCATAACTTCTTATTTTGTCTTGCAAGGCATGTTGTATTATGATGAAATTATACATTAAAACTAAGATCATAGTTTTTATGTTGTATTATGATGAAATTATACATTAAAACTAAGATCATTAGTTTTGAGGAAATAGAAAGACAAAATGTTTTTCCACACAAATAACATACtttgagggttgacaaacagaaggccttaactcaaaaagtgcctttttgagaaatattttgcattgagatgtgaccaagtgttattgtgctatagatgcaataggaagttgaattgagttaaggctttttaagaatctgtgggtacaatgtattacagattattttggtaccaaaatctcaaaatggcccccaaaagtgAGTTatggccttctgtttgtcaaccctcgacttGTGTTATATTGGAGCCAAAATTGATCCCCCCTCGACCTGCCAGAAATTGCTTGCACCCCCCTCTTGGCATACCAGAAAATCTgtgccccccattttaccctcccagggctcataattattgcatgccCTTACCAGTGGCAGTGCCACTCCACAATTTTATTATGGGGGGAACATGGCAAAAGGCAAATGAATTTTGGAGGGGACCCAAAATATTGCCAAAAGAAATTATTATTTCAGGCTTTGCCGTTTGAAATTTGCAGGGGAGCTTTTAATTGCTCTCCTCGGGTGCTACAGGAGAGCATATGTGGTTATCTGTTACACCGAAGACAGGCGAGCAATAAAAAGGTCTCCTCAGCTTTACTCTCCTCAAACGGCAAAGACTGTTATTTTGACTGGGGAAAAGCCCAAGATTGCAGGGATTGAGATTTGAAAATAACAGGCAtgctacaaatcgcacttctggaaatgttaagacaggctgtcaggtgtgctattaaaGTGCACTCGGTAAGAAGCTTAGGAATTTAATTGAGGTGTGCTGTAAATTGCACTCGGACAGGTGATAAAGGTGTACTATTAGCTGATTACACTTTCGCGCTTAAACTCAATCCCCGAGATTGGACCCCAGCTGACACAACTGTTCTTTGCAGACTTATTAAATCAAGTTGCTTGCTTTTCTCAGTACAAAAAATGGACACAAAGTtaagtttttgtatttttgacTGTTTATTTGTTCAGTGAGCATTGAAGTAAGCCAGCcatatttgctttaaaataatgaaatgccAGTTCAATTTCATCA
Above is a window of Amphiura filiformis chromosome 7, Afil_fr2py, whole genome shotgun sequence DNA encoding:
- the LOC140157843 gene encoding cytochrome c oxidase copper chaperone-like, which produces MPDAKEVVENGQPEEKPKLKPCCACPETKKARDACIMENGEEKCGDLIEAHKQCMRDMGFNI